One part of the Paenibacillus silvisoli genome encodes these proteins:
- a CDS encoding ABC transporter permease, with amino-acid sequence MSALLKDVKLSEEAEKSPFEKLPQRHKESEVITAPSRSTFQENWGRLKKNKFAMTGMYVLIAMIILAIVCPILSPYNSYTNDLDNQFAAPSAAHWFGTDNLGRDLFTRAWMGVRISLVVGFTAAFIDLVIGVVYGGIMGFAGKRVGNAMNKLAEVLYAIPHLLVVILLGVVMGSGLTTIIIALSITGWITMSWIVRGQILQLQNQEYVLAAQSMGASGSRILFKHLIPNTLGPIIVTVTLSVPSAIFAEAFLSFLGLGVQSPAASLGTLIGEAIQTWTLYPWLMIIPASLLCITMLAFNIFGDGLQDAFDPKMKK; translated from the coding sequence ATGAGTGCTCTACTGAAAGATGTAAAGCTCAGCGAAGAAGCGGAAAAATCTCCATTCGAGAAGCTGCCGCAGCGGCATAAAGAGTCTGAGGTCATCACGGCGCCAAGCCGTTCCACGTTCCAAGAGAACTGGGGCCGTCTGAAGAAAAACAAATTCGCGATGACCGGGATGTACGTCCTGATCGCCATGATAATTTTGGCGATTGTTTGTCCGATCCTGTCGCCGTATAATTCATATACAAACGACTTGGACAATCAGTTCGCCGCTCCTTCGGCTGCGCACTGGTTCGGCACGGATAATCTGGGCCGCGACTTGTTCACGCGCGCATGGATGGGCGTTCGGATTTCCTTGGTCGTTGGTTTTACGGCTGCATTCATCGATCTCGTGATCGGCGTCGTTTACGGCGGCATTATGGGCTTCGCCGGCAAACGCGTCGGCAACGCGATGAACAAGCTTGCTGAAGTGCTGTACGCGATTCCTCATCTGCTCGTCGTTATCCTGCTTGGCGTCGTTATGGGTTCCGGTTTGACGACCATTATTATCGCCTTGTCGATTACGGGCTGGATTACGATGTCCTGGATCGTTCGCGGTCAAATTCTACAGCTTCAAAACCAAGAGTACGTTCTTGCGGCGCAATCGATGGGCGCAAGCGGCTCGCGCATTTTGTTCAAGCATTTGATTCCGAATACACTCGGTCCGATTATCGTTACCGTTACGTTGTCGGTACCGTCCGCTATATTTGCTGAAGCCTTCCTAAGCTTCTTGGGTCTTGGCGTTCAGTCGCCGGCGGCATCTCTCGGTACGTTGATTGGGGAGGCCATTCAAACATGGACGCTGTATCCATGGCTGATGATTATCCCGGCATCTCTGCTTTGTATTACCATGCTTGCCTTCAACATTTTCGGTGACGGTCTGCAAGACGCGTTCGATCCGAAAATGAAAAAATAA
- the wrbA gene encoding NAD(P)H:quinone oxidoreductase type IV: MADVKLAVIYYSSTGTNYQLAQWAVDGGKEAGAEVKLFKVPELAPQAVIDGNPAWKAHVEATADVPVATPDDIAWADAIIFSTPTRFGNMASQMKQFLDTTGGIWFHGKTVNKVVSAMTSAQNAHGGQEATILSLYTSMYHWGAIIAAPGYTDPVLFGAGGNPYGTSVSIDQDGKMKEDVQAAVIHQAKRTVTIAQWVKNGQQG; this comes from the coding sequence ATGGCAGACGTAAAACTCGCTGTCATTTATTACAGCTCGACAGGCACGAATTATCAGTTGGCGCAATGGGCTGTTGACGGAGGGAAAGAAGCGGGCGCCGAGGTGAAGCTGTTCAAGGTTCCCGAGCTCGCGCCTCAAGCCGTCATTGATGGCAATCCCGCTTGGAAAGCGCATGTGGAAGCGACGGCAGATGTACCCGTAGCGACGCCGGACGACATCGCGTGGGCAGATGCCATTATTTTTAGCACGCCGACTCGTTTCGGCAACATGGCCTCGCAGATGAAGCAATTTTTGGATACGACCGGCGGGATTTGGTTTCACGGGAAGACGGTCAATAAAGTCGTCAGCGCGATGACATCCGCCCAGAACGCGCATGGCGGTCAAGAGGCCACGATACTGTCGCTCTATACGAGCATGTATCATTGGGGTGCTATCATTGCCGCTCCAGGCTACACGGATCCCGTCCTGTTCGGTGCCGGCGGAAATCCATACGGAACGAGCGTATCCATCGACCAAGACGGCAAAATGAAAGAGGACGTTCAAGCAGCCGTCATTCACCAAGCTAAACGTACGGTTACGATCGCGCAGTGGGTGAAAAACGGCCAGCAAGGGTAA
- a CDS encoding D-2-hydroxyacid dehydrogenase, producing the protein MKIVVLDGFTLNPGDLDWNELEQLGELVVYDRTAREDIVGRAAGAEVVLTNKTPLSAETIRSLPELRYIGVLATGYNIVDTKAAAEQGVTVTNVPDYSTHSVVQLVFALLMEHAYHAGAHSSAVHNGRWSAGPDFSFSLHPLMELAGKTIGMIGYGQIGQQVAKAALAFGMNVIVHTRTEKSVPGLEAVRFVPIDELFRSSDIVTLHCPLTPDTTEVVNARTLGLMKRTALLINTARGGHIHEQDLADALNGGRIAGAGLDVLSVEPPAIDNPLLRAANCVITPHIGWATVEARRRLMAIASANLRSFQLGDVRNRVN; encoded by the coding sequence ATGAAAATTGTCGTACTCGACGGGTTCACGTTGAACCCCGGCGATTTGGATTGGAACGAACTGGAGCAGCTTGGCGAGCTGGTCGTTTATGACCGCACCGCCCGCGAAGATATCGTCGGCAGAGCAGCCGGCGCGGAGGTCGTGCTGACGAACAAAACGCCGCTTTCGGCGGAAACGATCCGCAGCTTGCCGGAGCTACGGTACATCGGCGTACTGGCTACCGGGTATAATATCGTCGATACGAAGGCGGCTGCGGAGCAGGGCGTTACGGTAACGAACGTACCGGATTACAGCACGCATTCGGTCGTGCAGCTCGTATTCGCGCTGTTGATGGAGCATGCCTATCACGCAGGCGCGCACAGCAGCGCCGTACATAACGGCCGTTGGTCGGCCGGACCGGATTTCTCGTTCTCGCTTCACCCGCTCATGGAGCTGGCAGGGAAAACGATCGGGATGATCGGTTACGGCCAAATCGGCCAGCAGGTAGCCAAAGCAGCGCTCGCGTTCGGCATGAACGTGATCGTACATACGCGGACGGAAAAGTCGGTACCGGGATTGGAAGCCGTTCGATTCGTTCCGATCGATGAATTGTTCCGGTCATCGGATATCGTCACGCTGCACTGTCCGCTCACGCCCGATACGACGGAAGTCGTGAATGCGCGAACTCTCGGCCTGATGAAACGGACGGCATTGCTGATCAATACGGCGCGCGGCGGTCATATCCACGAGCAGGACTTGGCGGATGCGCTGAACGGCGGCCGCATTGCCGGAGCCGGGCTGGATGTGCTCAGCGTAGAGCCGCCGGCGATTGACAATCCGCTTCTCCGAGCGGCGAACTGCGTCATTACGCCCCATATCGGCTGGGCTACCGTGGAAGCGCGGCGCAGGCTGATGGCGATCGCATCCGCCAACCTGCGTTCGTTCCAGTTAGGCGACGTTCGCAACCGGGTCAATTAA
- a CDS encoding LrgB family protein, protein MTADRFADPMFGTVLTVGAYVLAVLIRRRLIWLHPLLSAPLIVYGVLQLGEIPIADYREGGDMVSFFLGPATVAMAIPLYKHAIRLKHMLPSLLAGALVGSAVGIVINGLSVLLLGGTESLLRSALPKSVTTAVAVDLSGWLGGSPELTAALTVLTGLVGSVAGPPLLRLCRVDGVIASSIAIGAAAHGIGSAKLLSESEEQGGLSGFSMAACAVFTPVLLLPVHAWLL, encoded by the coding sequence ATGACAGCTGATCGATTTGCCGACCCAATGTTCGGCACGGTATTGACGGTGGGCGCCTATGTGCTGGCCGTCTTGATTAGACGGCGGCTGATTTGGCTGCACCCGCTGCTCAGCGCTCCGCTTATCGTCTACGGGGTACTGCAGCTCGGGGAAATACCGATTGCCGATTACCGGGAAGGCGGCGATATGGTTTCGTTCTTTCTTGGACCTGCTACGGTGGCGATGGCCATTCCGTTGTATAAACACGCTATTCGGCTGAAGCATATGCTGCCGTCCCTGCTTGCCGGCGCTCTAGTCGGCAGCGCGGTCGGCATCGTCATCAACGGCTTGTCCGTACTGCTGCTAGGCGGAACGGAATCGCTTCTTCGCTCGGCTCTGCCAAAATCGGTGACGACAGCGGTAGCCGTCGACTTGTCCGGCTGGCTCGGCGGGTCGCCGGAATTAACGGCCGCGCTGACGGTGCTGACCGGTCTCGTCGGCAGCGTCGCCGGTCCGCCGCTGCTGCGGCTTTGCCGGGTCGACGGCGTCATTGCTTCCTCCATCGCGATCGGCGCCGCGGCGCATGGGATCGGCTCGGCGAAGCTGCTGTCCGAGTCGGAGGAACAAGGCGGCTTAAGCGGCTTTTCCATGGCCGCGTGCGCAGTATTTACGCCGGTTCTTTTGCTGCCGGTACACGCCTGGTTGCTCTGA
- a CDS encoding peptide ABC transporter substrate-binding protein, whose protein sequence is MKKKMLVLVSLMLVLTGVLSACGKSGSGSDQTFRMNLTTEPPSLDVAQAQDQVSFTVLNGLFEGLTRMDKDGNIVPGVAEKWDVSEDGKKFTFHLRDNAKWSNGDPVTAADFENSWKRTLDPKLNPPAPYAYQLYYIKNAQNYNIEADNPDHISDPAQVGVKAIDDKTLEVELENPTPYFLNIAAFFTAYPVHKDAQFAEAKDYISNGPFKMASWKHGDSIELVPNENYWDKDSIKLTSVKFSMVKDPNTELSMYKTGKLDWAGAPTGSIPPEQIAKFKEENNAELNIKPIASTYYYNFNNDKKPFNNVKVRKALSMAINRTDIVEKITKAGQVPAFGFVSGGIHGVTGEYRSEVKDSEYFQENVEEAKKLLAEGLQEEGMTAMPEFSLTFNEGSHKIIAEAIANMWKENLGITAKLEVQEWKIFLKNRQSLNYDVARAGWGADYNDPMTFIDMFTSKGGNNDIGFKNPEYDALVKEAYSTNDQQKRVDAMAKAEKILIGDNQAIMPIYYYTSAQLIKPYVKNFAVDYSGNIDYSHITIEK, encoded by the coding sequence ATGAAGAAGAAAATGCTAGTTCTAGTTTCACTCATGCTTGTCCTGACAGGCGTGCTCTCTGCCTGCGGTAAGAGCGGATCGGGCAGCGATCAGACGTTCCGTATGAACCTGACGACTGAACCGCCTAGTCTCGATGTTGCGCAAGCTCAGGACCAAGTTTCCTTTACAGTCCTGAACGGCCTTTTCGAAGGTCTGACGCGCATGGATAAAGATGGAAACATCGTTCCTGGCGTTGCTGAGAAATGGGATGTATCCGAAGACGGCAAAAAATTCACGTTCCACCTTCGCGACAACGCGAAATGGTCGAACGGCGATCCAGTAACGGCTGCTGACTTCGAAAACTCCTGGAAACGCACGTTGGATCCTAAGCTAAACCCACCGGCACCATATGCATACCAGCTCTACTACATCAAAAATGCACAAAACTACAACATCGAAGCGGACAACCCTGACCACATCAGCGACCCTGCACAAGTCGGCGTTAAAGCAATCGATGACAAAACGCTTGAAGTTGAGTTGGAAAACCCAACGCCATACTTCTTGAACATTGCAGCGTTCTTCACTGCATATCCAGTACACAAAGACGCTCAATTTGCTGAAGCGAAAGACTACATCAGCAACGGACCTTTCAAAATGGCATCGTGGAAACACGGCGACTCCATCGAGCTTGTTCCAAACGAAAACTACTGGGACAAAGACAGCATCAAGCTGACTAGCGTTAAGTTCTCGATGGTTAAAGATCCGAACACTGAGCTTAGCATGTATAAAACAGGCAAGCTTGACTGGGCTGGCGCGCCAACTGGTTCCATTCCGCCAGAACAAATCGCGAAGTTCAAAGAAGAGAACAACGCAGAGCTTAACATCAAGCCAATCGCAAGCACGTACTACTACAACTTCAACAACGATAAGAAGCCTTTCAACAACGTAAAAGTACGTAAGGCTCTGTCGATGGCGATCAACCGTACGGACATCGTTGAGAAAATCACTAAAGCGGGTCAAGTGCCTGCATTCGGTTTCGTATCCGGCGGTATCCACGGCGTAACCGGCGAATACCGTTCCGAAGTGAAAGACTCCGAGTACTTCCAAGAAAACGTTGAAGAAGCGAAGAAATTGCTTGCTGAAGGTCTTCAAGAAGAAGGCATGACTGCAATGCCTGAGTTCTCGCTGACATTCAACGAAGGTTCGCACAAAATCATCGCTGAAGCAATCGCGAACATGTGGAAAGAAAACCTTGGCATCACTGCTAAGCTTGAAGTTCAAGAATGGAAGATCTTCCTGAAAAACCGTCAAAGCTTGAACTATGACGTTGCACGTGCTGGTTGGGGTGCTGACTACAACGATCCAATGACGTTCATCGACATGTTCACATCCAAAGGCGGCAACAACGACATCGGCTTCAAAAACCCTGAATACGATGCGCTTGTTAAAGAAGCATACTCCACTAACGATCAGCAAAAGCGCGTAGACGCAATGGCTAAAGCGGAAAAAATCCTGATTGGCGACAATCAAGCGATCATGCCGATTTACTACTACACTTCCGCGCAACTGATCAAGCCTTACGTGAAAAACTTCGCGGTTGACTATAGCGGCAACATCGACTATAGCCACATCACGATCGAAAAATAA
- a CDS encoding CidA/LrgA family protein: MRGLSIIIGFDGLGWLLHRFAGVPLPSHVLGLLLLTAALFLQIVKLEWVEESATFLTKHMMLFFVPLLAGAAAFVPVVGSSWLAAIVSLTAGTLAILLVTGLATKRLVQRSKGSASDDS, encoded by the coding sequence ATGCGGGGATTAAGCATTATTATCGGCTTTGACGGGCTGGGCTGGCTGCTGCATCGCTTCGCCGGCGTTCCGCTTCCGTCGCATGTTCTGGGGCTGCTGCTGCTGACAGCAGCTTTATTTTTGCAAATCGTGAAGCTTGAATGGGTGGAAGAAAGCGCGACCTTCTTAACGAAGCATATGATGCTCTTCTTTGTGCCCCTCTTGGCAGGGGCGGCCGCATTCGTGCCCGTTGTCGGCTCTTCTTGGCTCGCGGCCATTGTCAGCTTGACAGCCGGTACGTTAGCGATTCTGCTCGTTACCGGATTGGCCACGAAACGGCTCGTTCAGCGGTCGAAGGGAAGTGCGTCCGATGACAGCTGA
- a CDS encoding peptidylprolyl isomerase → MLNEKEKQVNNENELELEAVEQNAKDDARVYSRRESEAPEMELADSDIDEALEDDEEEEAEKRRETATAAAAPAAKSGGRAWMYISIGLALVLLVTLISPFGGKGSNETVGSVNGVAISKDQLYDEMVKLGGQQTLDNLIQDELIKQAADDAGITVTDADVDAEIANIKKHFPSDADFESALMQANMTLDDLKKQTPMQLRIKKLLEPQAKVTEEDIKKYFDENKASFDEPEQVKASHILVATKEEADAIEKQLKEGADFAALAKEKSTDPGSKDNGGDLGFFGKGEMDPAFEEAAFKLKKDEISEPIKTQFGYHIIKGVEHKEAKAATLDEKKAEIKDTLISQKIQELSPTWLEDLKSKAQITNTLADAAAPTEEAPAANAGTNGQ, encoded by the coding sequence ATGTTGAACGAGAAAGAGAAACAAGTAAATAACGAGAATGAGCTCGAGCTAGAGGCTGTAGAACAGAATGCGAAAGACGATGCCCGCGTCTACTCGAGAAGAGAATCCGAAGCGCCAGAAATGGAGCTTGCCGATTCGGATATAGACGAAGCGCTTGAAGACGATGAGGAAGAGGAAGCCGAGAAGCGCCGCGAGACTGCAACGGCTGCTGCGGCACCTGCGGCTAAGAGCGGCGGCAGAGCATGGATGTACATTTCCATCGGACTTGCGCTCGTGCTTCTGGTCACGCTGATTTCGCCGTTCGGCGGCAAAGGCAGCAACGAAACCGTCGGTTCGGTTAACGGCGTAGCGATTTCGAAGGATCAGCTGTATGACGAAATGGTGAAGCTTGGCGGCCAGCAAACGCTGGATAACTTGATTCAGGACGAGCTGATCAAGCAGGCGGCGGACGATGCCGGCATCACGGTTACCGATGCTGACGTGGACGCGGAAATCGCGAATATCAAGAAGCATTTCCCATCCGATGCCGATTTCGAATCTGCTCTCATGCAGGCGAACATGACGCTGGACGATCTGAAGAAACAAACGCCGATGCAGCTCCGCATCAAGAAGCTGCTCGAGCCGCAAGCGAAAGTTACCGAAGAGGACATTAAAAAATATTTCGACGAGAACAAGGCGTCCTTCGACGAGCCTGAGCAAGTGAAGGCTTCGCACATTTTGGTGGCGACGAAGGAAGAAGCGGATGCAATCGAGAAGCAGCTGAAGGAAGGCGCGGATTTCGCGGCGCTGGCGAAGGAGAAATCGACGGACCCGGGCAGCAAGGATAACGGCGGCGACCTCGGCTTCTTCGGCAAAGGCGAAATGGACCCGGCTTTCGAAGAAGCGGCGTTCAAGCTGAAGAAAGACGAGATCAGCGAACCGATTAAGACGCAATTCGGCTACCACATCATCAAGGGCGTCGAACACAAGGAAGCGAAAGCGGCTACGCTGGACGAGAAGAAAGCGGAAATCAAAGACACGCTGATTTCGCAAAAAATTCAGGAGCTCTCCCCGACTTGGCTGGAGGATCTGAAGAGCAAAGCGCAAATTACGAACACGCTTGCAGACGCAGCCGCGCCAACGGAAGAAGCGCCGGCAGCGAATGCGGGAACGAACGGACAATAA
- a CDS encoding ABC transporter permease, with product MARYLGGKIVNIFVSLLILATATFFLMKAVPGDPFTQEKAIPPEIKANIMAHYGLDKPLGMQYLIYMKKLFVLDLGESMKSSNRTVTSIITDSFGTSFKIGIIAIIVSVIVGIYLGMMAALRHKKFIDNFFMFIAVLGISVPSFVVGSMIQYFLGVKFPIFTVAGLEGPLDYVLPTIALSTLPIAFIARLTRSTMLEVLTSDYIRTAKAKGLTPHAVLWQHGLRNGILPVVTYLGPMTANIITGSVVVEQIFGLPGLGAYFVESISNRDYTLIMGITIFYAVILMAARFVTDVLYIFVDPRIKISGGVVKR from the coding sequence ATGGCTCGGTATTTAGGTGGTAAGATCGTTAATATTTTTGTTTCGCTGCTCATTCTAGCCACCGCAACCTTTTTCTTGATGAAGGCTGTCCCAGGGGACCCTTTCACGCAAGAAAAAGCGATTCCGCCGGAAATCAAAGCCAACATTATGGCTCATTACGGCTTGGATAAACCGCTGGGTATGCAGTATTTGATTTACATGAAGAAATTGTTCGTGCTTGACTTGGGCGAATCAATGAAGAGCTCGAACCGTACGGTAACAAGCATCATTACGGACTCATTCGGCACATCCTTCAAGATCGGTATCATTGCAATCATCGTATCGGTTATTGTCGGGATTTATCTTGGCATGATGGCCGCTTTGCGGCATAAGAAGTTTATCGATAACTTTTTCATGTTTATTGCGGTACTTGGAATTTCGGTTCCAAGCTTTGTTGTAGGTTCCATGATTCAATATTTCCTTGGCGTTAAATTCCCAATTTTTACCGTTGCAGGGCTGGAAGGACCGCTTGACTACGTGCTTCCGACGATTGCTCTGTCGACACTTCCTATCGCATTCATCGCGAGGCTGACTCGCTCGACCATGCTCGAGGTTCTTACCTCGGACTATATTCGTACTGCAAAAGCTAAAGGTCTCACTCCGCATGCCGTTTTGTGGCAGCACGGTCTGCGTAACGGTATTTTGCCGGTCGTCACTTACCTTGGTCCGATGACAGCAAATATCATTACGGGCTCCGTTGTTGTCGAACAGATCTTCGGTCTTCCGGGTCTGGGCGCGTATTTTGTCGAAAGTATCTCGAACCGTGACTATACGCTCATCATGGGGATTACGATCTTCTACGCCGTCATTTTGATGGCAGCGCGTTTCGTAACGGACGTCTTGTATATCTTTGTTGATCCGCGCATCAAAATCAGTGGAGGTGTTGTTAAGAGATGA
- a CDS encoding DoxX family protein encodes MLDLGLLLIRLVIGVTLMGHGAQKLFGWFGGYGPKGTGGWMESVGFKPGVLMAVLAGLAEMTGGLLFAAGLLPTIGAALIVLAMLGAIKVHVANGYWVDKGGFEYPFALAAVAIAIALIGPGAYAIG; translated from the coding sequence ATGTTAGATCTAGGTTTGCTTTTAATTCGTTTGGTAATCGGTGTTACCTTGATGGGACACGGAGCGCAAAAGCTGTTCGGCTGGTTTGGCGGCTATGGTCCGAAAGGTACCGGCGGATGGATGGAATCGGTCGGCTTTAAGCCGGGCGTCTTGATGGCGGTGCTGGCAGGTTTGGCGGAAATGACGGGAGGACTTCTATTTGCGGCAGGTTTGTTGCCGACGATCGGAGCGGCGCTGATTGTGCTTGCTATGCTAGGCGCGATTAAAGTGCATGTGGCAAACGGGTATTGGGTTGATAAAGGCGGCTTCGAATATCCATTTGCGCTGGCAGCCGTTGCGATCGCGATCGCGCTGATCGGACCTGGCGCATACGCAATCGGTTGA
- a CDS encoding glycoside hydrolase family 73 protein — translation MDKPSFFALLLPYAKRLQAEGSPIFPSVRLAQSWHETGGTIPAWNNLGGYKAGSGTPNQYWNGQVVEKKSWEVIGGQRVTVTATFRAYDSIYLFYKDQDLLFQRSRYTPVRLAATPNEQAQMLLQCGYATDPAYALKLIAIMEASNLYQYDAVIEGDEPMTAEEKAAFEALQEQVASLMAANELLTDALSDQTDALKELQLWALDVDGQNRMDKIPAWAQAAVDAAVRAKLIDTPTDGSYDFYRILTVLHRKKLI, via the coding sequence ATGGACAAACCATCTTTCTTTGCTCTGTTACTCCCGTATGCGAAAAGGCTGCAAGCGGAAGGCTCGCCGATTTTTCCGTCGGTGCGGCTGGCTCAAAGCTGGCATGAGACGGGCGGGACGATTCCGGCGTGGAACAATCTTGGCGGCTACAAAGCGGGAAGCGGGACGCCGAACCAATACTGGAATGGCCAGGTTGTGGAGAAGAAGTCGTGGGAAGTGATCGGCGGACAACGGGTTACGGTAACGGCAACTTTCCGGGCATACGATAGCATTTATCTTTTTTATAAAGATCAAGATCTGCTGTTTCAGCGCAGCCGGTATACGCCTGTCCGATTGGCGGCAACCCCGAATGAACAAGCGCAAATGCTGCTTCAGTGCGGCTACGCGACGGATCCGGCCTACGCCCTGAAACTGATCGCGATCATGGAAGCGAGCAACTTGTATCAATATGACGCGGTAATCGAAGGAGATGAACCAATGACGGCGGAGGAAAAAGCGGCGTTCGAAGCGCTGCAGGAGCAGGTAGCGAGCTTGATGGCGGCTAATGAGCTGCTGACCGATGCGCTGAGCGATCAGACGGACGCGCTGAAGGAGCTGCAGCTGTGGGCGCTCGATGTCGATGGCCAGAATCGGATGGATAAGATCCCGGCTTGGGCGCAGGCTGCGGTCGATGCGGCGGTACGCGCCAAGCTGATTGATACGCCGACAGACGGCAGCTACGATTTCTATCGCATCCTGACCGTGCTTCATCGGAAGAAATTGATTTGA
- a CDS encoding ABC transporter ATP-binding protein: MNNPILDIKDLHISFHVRGGEVQAVRGVDLQINRGESVAIVGESGSGKSVTAQSILRLIPTPPGEYKKGSISFMGEDLLSKTEKEMESIRGKEIGMIFQDPMTSLNPTLTVGRQITEVLIKHQNLSASDATNRAVELLTLVGIPNAAERVKQYPHQFSGGMRQRVMIAIALACNPSLLIADEPTTALDVTIQAQIMSLMKDLQKKTGTSIILITHDLGIVADMCDRVVVMYAGKVVETGTKQEIFKNPQHPYTRGLLRSLPRLDQPKDEPLIPIIGTPPDMSSPPVGCAFCARCDEAMRICVDNDPATYVISETQTAKCWLHDAALKGGESA; encoded by the coding sequence ATGAACAATCCGATCCTAGATATCAAAGATTTGCATATCTCCTTTCACGTGCGCGGTGGAGAGGTTCAGGCTGTCCGCGGCGTTGATCTGCAGATCAACCGCGGAGAGTCCGTTGCCATCGTCGGCGAGTCCGGCAGCGGCAAGAGCGTAACGGCTCAATCTATTCTTCGTCTGATCCCGACGCCTCCGGGCGAGTACAAGAAGGGTTCCATTTCCTTCATGGGCGAAGATCTGCTAAGCAAAACCGAGAAAGAGATGGAGTCCATCCGCGGCAAGGAGATCGGCATGATCTTCCAAGACCCGATGACTTCCCTTAACCCTACGCTTACCGTAGGCCGTCAAATTACCGAGGTTCTCATCAAGCACCAGAACTTGAGCGCTTCGGATGCAACGAATCGCGCGGTCGAGCTGCTGACGCTGGTCGGTATCCCGAACGCGGCTGAACGCGTCAAGCAATATCCGCATCAATTTTCCGGCGGTATGCGCCAGCGCGTCATGATCGCGATCGCGCTTGCTTGTAATCCTTCGCTTCTGATCGCGGACGAGCCGACTACTGCTCTCGACGTAACGATCCAAGCGCAAATTATGTCGCTGATGAAGGATCTTCAGAAGAAGACGGGAACGTCGATTATTTTGATTACGCATGACCTCGGCATCGTTGCCGATATGTGCGACCGCGTCGTCGTTATGTACGCCGGCAAAGTCGTAGAAACGGGCACGAAGCAAGAAATTTTCAAAAACCCGCAGCATCCATATACAAGAGGTCTTCTTCGTTCGCTGCCGCGTTTGGATCAGCCGAAGGATGAACCGTTGATTCCGATTATCGGAACGCCGCCGGATATGTCCTCGCCGCCGGTCGGCTGCGCATTCTGCGCGCGCTGCGATGAAGCGATGCGCATTTGCGTGGATAACGATCCGGCAACGTACGTGATCAGCGAGACGCAGACAGCGAAATGCTGGCTGCACGACGCGGCCCTCAAAGGGGGAGAAAGCGCATGA
- a CDS encoding pirin family protein, which produces MINIYPAASRFSANHGWLKSNFSFSFAEYYDPDNLAFGPLRVFNDDIVAPQNGFGAHPHKEMEIVSVVLKGQLQHQDSTGNIEVLRPGEIQRMSAGTGIVHSEENPSTDEEANFLQLWFFPNQQGLAPSYEQKAYDQAALKNNLLPVVSNEIAGEQITFINQDLTLYLSELDAGRSISFQQEPGRRIYLFVLDGDLTLNHEHILNKRDSARITELTDLELKTESGAHFMLIDLP; this is translated from the coding sequence ATGATTAACATCTATCCAGCGGCATCCAGATTTTCGGCGAACCATGGATGGTTAAAAAGCAACTTTAGCTTCTCTTTCGCAGAGTATTACGATCCAGACAATTTGGCATTTGGTCCGCTTCGCGTATTTAACGATGATATTGTTGCGCCGCAAAACGGCTTCGGCGCTCACCCTCATAAGGAAATGGAGATTGTGTCGGTCGTTCTGAAGGGGCAGCTCCAGCATCAAGACAGCACGGGGAATATAGAGGTATTAAGACCGGGCGAGATCCAGCGCATGAGCGCGGGAACGGGGATCGTTCATTCGGAGGAGAATCCTTCCACGGATGAGGAAGCGAACTTTCTGCAGCTTTGGTTTTTTCCGAACCAACAAGGACTGGCGCCGTCTTATGAGCAGAAGGCGTATGACCAAGCCGCGCTGAAGAACAACCTGCTGCCCGTCGTTTCCAATGAAATTGCCGGTGAACAAATTACGTTCATCAATCAAGATTTAACGCTGTATTTATCCGAGCTTGACGCCGGTCGGTCCATCTCCTTCCAACAAGAACCCGGGCGCAGAATTTATCTGTTTGTGCTCGATGGGGATTTGACGCTGAATCACGAGCACATATTGAACAAACGCGACTCGGCCAGAATTACGGAGCTGACGGACTTAGAGCTCAAGACGGAAAGCGGCGCTCATTTTATGCTGATCGATCTTCCTTAA